In Rothia mucilaginosa, one genomic interval encodes:
- a CDS encoding tyrosine recombinase XerC translates to MTPARQHENRSESREEYRDEAPSTTLPVTYTRSLAADYPGAQAEGPDSALPGSALPESALGVSGEVFRPVLDRFERFLRYEKHRSEETIRSYISDLEGFFGYMARRGVRHLDSIDASLIREWLGSLHLRQAARSTVARRGSTLRTFFTWAQEEELVHANPTRGMRTPKRENHLPPVLSREQMNQLLTTLQERRAQDPRDARLLRLEAVVEVLYASGMRISELTGLDLQSVDRANKTVRVLGKGNKERVVPLGTPALKALNRWVSYGRPQWIPEGAQGVTALFIGPRGGRANARQIREDLTRLLRTVENTQASGAHVLRHSAATHLVDGGADIRSVQELLGHSSLATTQIYTHVSMKRLAETYARAHPRA, encoded by the coding sequence ATGACCCCCGCCCGCCAGCACGAAAACCGGAGCGAGAGCCGGGAAGAATACCGAGATGAGGCTCCCTCCACGACCCTGCCGGTGACCTATACCCGTAGCCTCGCCGCTGATTATCCCGGCGCCCAGGCTGAGGGTCCAGATTCTGCCCTGCCCGGCTCTGCTCTACCTGAATCGGCACTGGGCGTTTCCGGCGAGGTGTTCCGCCCCGTCCTGGACCGTTTTGAGCGTTTTCTGCGCTATGAGAAGCACCGTTCCGAAGAGACAATCCGCTCCTATATTTCGGATTTGGAGGGCTTCTTCGGCTACATGGCGCGCCGCGGCGTGCGGCATCTGGATAGCATTGACGCGTCCCTGATTCGTGAGTGGTTGGGTTCGCTGCATCTGCGGCAGGCGGCTCGTTCTACGGTGGCGCGCCGCGGCTCGACCCTGCGCACGTTCTTCACCTGGGCTCAGGAGGAGGAGCTGGTGCACGCCAACCCCACGCGCGGTATGCGCACCCCCAAGCGGGAGAATCACCTGCCGCCGGTGCTGAGCCGTGAGCAGATGAACCAGCTGCTGACTACCCTGCAGGAGCGCCGGGCGCAGGATCCTCGTGATGCACGCCTGCTGCGCCTGGAAGCCGTGGTTGAGGTGCTGTACGCCTCGGGCATGCGTATTTCTGAGCTGACCGGCCTGGATTTGCAGAGCGTGGACCGGGCGAATAAGACGGTGCGCGTGCTGGGTAAGGGTAATAAGGAGCGCGTAGTGCCGCTGGGCACCCCGGCGCTCAAGGCGTTAAATCGTTGGGTGTCGTATGGTCGTCCGCAGTGGATTCCGGAGGGCGCTCAGGGCGTGACGGCGCTGTTTATTGGCCCTCGTGGTGGGCGTGCGAATGCCCGTCAGATTCGTGAGGACCTGACCCGCCTGCTGCGCACGGTGGAGAACACTCAGGCGTCGGGCGCGCACGTTTTGCGTCATTCAGCGGCGACTCACCTGGTCGATGGTGGTGCCGATATCCGTTCGGTGCAGGAGCTGCTGGGTCATTCATCGTTGGCGACCACGCAGATTTACACGCACGTGTCGATGAAGCGTTTGGCGGAGACATACGCGCGGGCGCATCCGCGAGCCTAG
- a CDS encoding DUF2469 domain-containing protein: MSAEDLENYETDAQMALYREYKDVMSLFSYAVETDRRFYLANQVDVTPHVQDGTLYFEVSMSDVWVWDVFRSNRFVKKVHAYSVRDVNVEERLPNQEFTVPEMPDFNA; this comes from the coding sequence GTGAGCGCAGAAGACCTCGAAAACTACGAGACCGACGCCCAAATGGCGCTCTACCGCGAATACAAAGACGTCATGTCGCTCTTTAGCTACGCGGTAGAAACCGACCGACGCTTCTACCTGGCAAACCAGGTGGACGTCACCCCGCACGTGCAGGACGGCACCCTCTACTTTGAGGTGAGCATGAGCGACGTGTGGGTGTGGGATGTATTCCGCTCCAACCGCTTTGTAAAGAAGGTGCACGCCTACTCGGTGCGTGACGTGAACGTGGAGGAGCGCCTGCCCAACCAGGAGTTCACCGTGCCGGAAATGCCGGACTTCAACGCCTAA
- a CDS encoding ACP S-malonyltransferase yields MRALVCPGQGSQKKGFLSPWLEIEGVREHLERLSEAAGIDLIHYGTEAEEETIKDTAIAQPLIVAAGIVTGRLALRELDGEELIFAGHSVGEITAAALAGVLSDEDAMRFVRVRANGMAEAAAASPTGMAAVLGGVEENVREAIDAAGLVAANSNGGGQIVAAGPIPAIEAFAANPPARTRVIPLKVAGAFHTEAMAPAVPALEEFAASLQVSDPTSALLTNRDGSAVASGEEFVKTLVSQVTSPVRWDLCMATLLEREVAGIIEVAPAGTLVGLAKRAMRGVPGTSINTPEDLASLKG; encoded by the coding sequence ATGCGCGCACTCGTTTGCCCCGGACAGGGCTCCCAGAAGAAGGGCTTCCTGAGCCCCTGGCTCGAGATTGAAGGTGTGCGTGAGCACCTGGAACGACTCTCCGAAGCGGCAGGCATCGACCTGATTCACTACGGCACCGAAGCCGAAGAAGAAACCATCAAGGACACCGCAATCGCCCAGCCGCTCATCGTGGCTGCAGGTATCGTCACCGGCCGCCTCGCACTACGCGAACTCGACGGTGAAGAACTCATCTTCGCGGGCCACTCCGTCGGCGAAATCACCGCAGCAGCCCTCGCGGGCGTACTCAGCGACGAAGACGCAATGCGTTTCGTGCGCGTGCGCGCCAACGGTATGGCGGAGGCGGCAGCCGCCTCCCCGACCGGCATGGCTGCAGTACTCGGCGGCGTTGAAGAAAACGTCCGCGAAGCCATCGACGCAGCAGGCCTCGTTGCAGCAAACTCCAACGGCGGCGGCCAGATCGTAGCCGCAGGCCCCATCCCCGCCATCGAAGCATTCGCCGCGAACCCGCCCGCACGCACCCGCGTCATCCCTCTGAAGGTCGCTGGCGCATTCCACACCGAGGCAATGGCACCCGCCGTGCCCGCCCTGGAAGAGTTCGCCGCATCCCTGCAGGTATCCGACCCGACCTCCGCACTGCTGACCAACCGCGACGGTTCCGCCGTGGCATCCGGTGAAGAGTTCGTCAAGACCCTCGTCTCCCAGGTCACCAGCCCCGTCCGCTGGGACCTGTGCATGGCAACCCTACTCGAGCGTGAGGTCGCCGGCATTATCGAGGTCGCCCCCGCAGGCACCCTGGTCGGCCTGGCAAAGCGCGCGATGCGCGGTGTGCCCGGCACCTCCATCAACACCCCCGAGGATCTCGCCTCGCTGAAGGGCTAA
- the lepB gene encoding signal peptidase I: MADDKNTANTSPFPEGYQPQSRRERREMEEYFARLADEKSAAEKSDAEKTATEKDTPWTASAGATEATEDDTKSTREVVASAEASTASTGASESAAAASSAAKDAKKSAAVKNTEGEKTTDKENAADVETTKDFSEMTPKERRKAKRAEQAELTYSQAQEEGRLGEWFWVQAREGGTVILYALVIAFLVKTFLLRGFYIPSGSMEQTLQVNDRVFINVAGSYFSEPKRGDVIVFKDSQGWIPSTQKSSSPLKDALSFAGILPDTSSNFLVKRVIGTPGDVVESDGNGKIKVNGVEITEPYLYPGNPPSEVPFKVTVPAGKYFVMGDHRSNSADSRYHISDGTAFISKDDVQGNVFVVAWPLNHFGLLQDQSSVFSSIPEPTSTPSE, translated from the coding sequence ATGGCAGACGATAAGAACACTGCGAACACCAGCCCCTTCCCTGAGGGATACCAGCCTCAAAGCCGCCGTGAGCGCCGCGAAATGGAAGAATACTTTGCGCGCCTCGCCGACGAAAAGTCGGCAGCAGAGAAGTCGGACGCTGAGAAGACTGCGACCGAGAAGGATACCCCCTGGACGGCATCCGCGGGCGCTACGGAGGCGACCGAAGACGATACCAAGAGCACCCGCGAGGTGGTAGCTAGCGCCGAGGCGAGCACCGCCTCCACCGGTGCATCTGAGAGTGCCGCCGCAGCTTCTTCCGCCGCGAAGGATGCGAAGAAGAGTGCCGCAGTGAAGAATACCGAGGGCGAAAAAACCACCGATAAGGAGAACGCTGCAGACGTGGAAACCACCAAGGACTTCTCCGAAATGACCCCCAAGGAACGCCGCAAGGCTAAGCGCGCCGAACAGGCAGAGCTGACCTACTCCCAGGCACAGGAAGAAGGTCGCCTCGGCGAATGGTTCTGGGTGCAGGCACGTGAGGGCGGCACCGTCATCCTCTACGCGCTGGTCATCGCGTTCCTGGTCAAGACCTTCCTGCTGCGCGGCTTCTACATTCCCTCCGGCTCCATGGAGCAGACCTTGCAGGTGAACGACCGCGTGTTCATTAACGTGGCGGGCTCCTACTTTAGCGAGCCCAAGCGCGGCGACGTCATCGTCTTCAAGGACTCTCAGGGTTGGATTCCCTCCACCCAGAAGTCCAGCAGCCCGCTCAAGGACGCCCTGTCCTTCGCGGGTATTCTGCCGGATACCTCCTCGAACTTCCTGGTCAAGCGCGTTATCGGCACCCCCGGTGACGTGGTCGAAAGCGACGGCAACGGCAAAATCAAGGTCAACGGTGTAGAGATTACCGAACCGTACCTGTACCCCGGCAACCCGCCCTCGGAGGTGCCCTTCAAGGTGACCGTGCCCGCCGGCAAGTACTTCGTGATGGGTGACCACCGCAGCAACTCCGCCGACTCCCGCTACCACATTAGCGACGGTACCGCGTTCATCTCCAAGGACGACGTGCAGGGTAACGTGTTCGTGGTGGCGTGGCCGCTGAACCACTTCGGTCTGCTGCAGGATCAGAGCTCGGTGTTCTCCTCGATTCCCGAGCCGACCTCTACCCCGAGCGAGTAA
- the dprA gene encoding DNA-processing protein DprA, which yields MSLPEASAAEESVVGDFVQEELQIRLPGRTLDAHALVRERVAHILSLGQEPSPSPYNAARLPGFLASCLNPVYLEDPVYLEEMHREEQPGEEPQSEGLQGERPEAAAGTASSGPHPAPLFNPELSAEELEAACREYIRCCTAQLMRYAEPADELVVESLTSLGAPLTLHYLLTGHIPDEHTWEHGEPDAQLSEFLHSVGAPAEGESTLFCSANGYYTPGEHQMSRDKFGKALATRRLRWNRRMERTLNAEAHMAATCGAWLVTPADPLWPPQLNDLGPARPYGLWCRGDSRHLLDLASAPSVALVGSRDPSIYGTEATTHLAAELSRRGYTVISGGAMGIDIAAHRAALTQQGSDLPTIAFMAGGLDRLYPAQNSDALNMIVDRGLIMSEVSVGNTPTRWRFLERNRLIAALARHTIVVEARWRSGALNTARHAMEIGRTLWAVPGQINSPNSVGTNRLLRDGLAQTLTEAADILDYDAAAGFELGTEHESEWDRAASSSALDELTERQGRVWDDLSPRSYRGVDEIAAALGLSARDVMADLFHLGRCGLAESSGTSWRKVRPAAAA from the coding sequence GTGAGCCTGCCAGAAGCGAGCGCGGCTGAGGAGAGCGTTGTGGGGGATTTTGTGCAGGAGGAACTGCAGATCCGCCTGCCAGGCCGCACCCTGGATGCGCACGCCCTGGTGCGTGAGAGGGTTGCGCATATTCTGTCGCTGGGGCAGGAACCCTCGCCGAGCCCGTATAACGCGGCGCGGTTGCCGGGGTTCCTCGCCTCCTGCCTGAACCCGGTGTATCTAGAAGACCCTGTGTACTTAGAGGAGATGCACCGGGAGGAACAGCCGGGGGAGGAGCCACAGAGCGAGGGGCTACAGGGCGAGCGTCCCGAAGCTGCGGCGGGTACAGCCTCCAGCGGTCCTCACCCCGCACCTCTCTTCAACCCTGAGCTCAGCGCGGAGGAGCTTGAGGCAGCGTGCCGCGAGTACATCCGCTGCTGCACCGCCCAGCTGATGCGCTACGCCGAACCCGCCGATGAGCTCGTGGTCGAATCCCTCACCAGCCTGGGTGCGCCGCTGACCCTGCACTATCTGCTGACCGGGCACATCCCGGATGAACACACCTGGGAGCACGGCGAACCGGATGCGCAGCTCAGCGAATTTCTGCACTCGGTGGGCGCGCCCGCCGAGGGGGAGTCCACCCTGTTCTGTAGCGCGAATGGCTACTACACACCGGGTGAGCATCAGATGAGCCGCGATAAGTTCGGCAAGGCGCTCGCGACTCGCCGCCTGCGCTGGAACCGCCGTATGGAACGCACCCTGAACGCGGAGGCGCACATGGCGGCAACCTGCGGGGCGTGGCTGGTCACTCCCGCCGATCCGCTGTGGCCTCCGCAGCTGAACGATTTGGGGCCTGCCCGACCGTACGGGCTGTGGTGCCGAGGCGATTCGCGGCACCTGCTGGATTTGGCGTCTGCTCCGAGCGTGGCGCTGGTCGGTTCGCGTGACCCGAGCATCTACGGTACGGAGGCGACGACCCACCTTGCCGCCGAGCTGTCACGCCGCGGGTACACGGTGATTTCTGGCGGTGCGATGGGCATCGATATTGCGGCGCATCGGGCGGCGCTGACCCAGCAGGGCAGCGACCTGCCGACCATCGCCTTCATGGCGGGTGGGCTGGATCGGCTGTACCCGGCGCAGAACTCGGATGCGTTGAACATGATTGTTGACCGCGGGCTCATCATGAGCGAGGTGAGCGTGGGTAACACCCCGACGCGTTGGCGTTTTCTGGAGCGTAACCGCCTGATTGCGGCGTTGGCGCGGCACACCATTGTGGTGGAGGCGCGCTGGCGTTCCGGTGCGCTGAATACGGCTCGTCATGCGATGGAGATTGGGCGTACTCTCTGGGCTGTTCCGGGGCAGATTAACTCGCCGAACTCGGTGGGCACGAACCGTCTGCTACGCGATGGACTAGCGCAAACGCTCACCGAGGCCGCCGATATTCTCGACTACGATGCCGCCGCGGGTTTTGAGCTGGGTACCGAGCACGAGAGCGAATGGGATCGGGCTGCCTCCTCCAGTGCGTTGGATGAGCTGACGGAGCGGCAGGGTAGGGTCTGGGATGATTTGAGCCCGCGCTCCTACCGCGGCGTGGACGAGATTGCCGCCGCTTTGGGCTTGAGCGCTCGCGATGTGATGGCTGACCTGTTCCACCTGGGTCGTTGCGGTTTGGCGGAGAGCAGTGGAACGAGCTGGAGGAAGGTCCGCCCGGCTGCCGCAGCGTAG
- a CDS encoding YraN family protein, with protein sequence MTPARITARAATRSAPNRSLLGRTQLQGTRSQRTQLHKTPPRAHSVGRWGEELTARILETNGYRILERNWRPPAGLEHEQIRGELDLIAIDPEDELVFVEVKTRSSEDFGHPFASIDRDKARRTRSLAILWCRLRENLDFPRFRIDAIAVTGTCETFTFEHLKAVA encoded by the coding sequence ATGACACCAGCCCGAATAACAGCCCGCGCCGCAACCCGAAGCGCACCCAACAGATCCCTGCTCGGCAGAACCCAGCTCCAGGGAACCAGGTCTCAGCGAACCCAGCTCCACAAAACCCCGCCTCGCGCCCACAGCGTCGGGCGTTGGGGTGAGGAGCTGACCGCCCGCATCCTTGAGACGAACGGCTACCGCATCCTGGAGAGGAACTGGCGCCCGCCCGCCGGACTGGAACACGAACAGATTCGCGGGGAGCTCGACCTCATCGCCATTGACCCCGAGGACGAGCTGGTGTTCGTTGAGGTCAAGACCCGCAGCAGTGAAGACTTTGGGCACCCGTTTGCGTCCATTGACCGCGATAAGGCGCGCCGCACGCGCTCGCTGGCGATTCTCTGGTGCAGGCTGCGTGAGAACCTGGATTTTCCGCGTTTTCGCATTGACGCAATTGCGGTGACCGGGACCTGCGAAACCTTCACCTTCGAGCACCTGAAGGCGGTGGCGTAA
- a CDS encoding acyl carrier protein produces the protein MANKEEILAGLAEIVNEETGVEVEDVQLDKSFTEDLDIDSISMMTIVVNAEEKFEVTIPDEEVQNLKTVGDAVEFIANAA, from the coding sequence ATGGCTAACAAGGAAGAGATCCTCGCAGGTCTGGCAGAAATCGTTAACGAAGAGACCGGCGTTGAGGTTGAGGACGTTCAGCTGGACAAGTCCTTCACCGAGGACCTGGACATCGACTCCATCTCGATGATGACCATCGTCGTGAACGCTGAGGAGAAGTTCGAGGTGACCATCCCGGACGAAGAGGTCCAGAACCTCAAGACCGTTGGCGACGCAGTCGAGTTCATCGCGAACGCTGCCTAA
- a CDS encoding ribonuclease HII, translated as MVSAQKSATKPAQAKPSKATPPAADLEYEQQLFASGARTVAGIDEVGRGSMAGPVTVGVAILTPDATLDVGGLIDSKALSPARRESMVPEIRQWCAVAVGHVEPADIDRLGMTLSLRLAAQRALAELARRGYRADAALLDGKHDWFTPPQEDLFSALAPGPAQAHYNALLAQAWEGAGEGGAGEPAQMPVTMVIKGDYKCASIAAASVVAKVERDELMVQLDARYPGYGWAKNKGYGSAAHREAISVQGPSPQHRLSWSLPATAEQIEAAAAQRG; from the coding sequence ATGGTGAGCGCTCAGAAGAGCGCAACGAAACCCGCTCAAGCTAAGCCCTCGAAGGCAACCCCGCCCGCCGCCGACCTCGAGTACGAGCAGCAGCTCTTCGCCTCCGGCGCCCGCACGGTTGCCGGAATCGACGAGGTGGGCCGCGGCTCCATGGCGGGCCCGGTCACCGTGGGCGTCGCAATCCTCACCCCGGACGCTACCCTCGATGTGGGCGGGCTGATCGACTCCAAGGCGCTCTCACCGGCACGCCGCGAATCCATGGTTCCCGAAATCCGCCAGTGGTGCGCCGTGGCGGTCGGGCACGTGGAACCGGCGGACATTGACCGGCTCGGCATGACCCTCTCGCTGAGACTTGCCGCCCAGCGTGCGCTCGCCGAACTGGCGCGCCGCGGATACCGTGCCGACGCCGCCCTACTGGATGGTAAGCACGACTGGTTCACCCCTCCGCAGGAAGACCTGTTCAGTGCGCTGGCACCGGGCCCGGCGCAGGCACACTACAACGCCCTGCTCGCCCAGGCGTGGGAAGGCGCGGGTGAAGGCGGCGCAGGTGAGCCCGCGCAGATGCCGGTGACCATGGTCATCAAGGGCGACTACAAGTGCGCCTCCATCGCCGCCGCCTCGGTGGTTGCGAAGGTGGAACGTGACGAGCTGATGGTCCAGCTGGACGCCCGCTACCCGGGGTACGGCTGGGCAAAGAACAAGGGTTACGGATCCGCCGCTCACCGCGAGGCGATTAGCGTGCAGGGCCCCAGCCCGCAGCATCGCCTATCATGGTCGCTTCCGGCAACCGCCGAGCAGATTGAGGCGGCAGCAGCACAGCGCGGCTAG
- the fabF gene encoding beta-ketoacyl-ACP synthase II: protein MSRKVLVTGLGATTPIGGDVPTTWENATKGVSGVSTLDHPWVKEYDLPVYIAGQLAVPALESGRLTKVEAKRLDPSGQLALIAAREAWEDAGFTGPDAESAEEVDPERTGVAFGTGIGGVWTLLDAWDTLREKGPRRVLPMTVPMLMPNGNAAAVSMNLKARAAAQTVVSACASSTEAMQLGAEMIRSGKADVVIVGGAEAAIHPLPMAAFAKMQALSSRNDEPEKASRPYDVDRDGFVMGEGAAALILESEEHAKARGARVYAELAGTGVSADSYHITAPDPAALGATRALREALEDGNIDPKTVVHINAHATSTPAGDLPEATAMHETFGEHTKNIAVSATKSMTGHLLGGAGALEAVLTVLALYHRTAPCTINLDNKDPQIDLDVVTEARELPAGEIVALSNSFGFGGHNAVVAFRSVEG from the coding sequence ATGTCTCGAAAAGTGCTGGTGACCGGCCTCGGCGCGACCACCCCCATTGGCGGCGACGTCCCCACCACCTGGGAAAACGCCACCAAGGGCGTATCTGGTGTATCCACCCTCGACCACCCCTGGGTCAAGGAATACGACCTGCCCGTATACATTGCAGGCCAGCTCGCCGTACCCGCCCTCGAATCCGGCCGCCTCACCAAGGTAGAAGCAAAGCGCCTGGATCCCTCGGGCCAGCTCGCCCTCATCGCCGCACGCGAAGCATGGGAAGACGCAGGATTCACCGGCCCCGACGCCGAATCTGCAGAAGAAGTCGACCCCGAGCGCACCGGCGTAGCCTTCGGCACCGGCATCGGCGGCGTGTGGACCCTCCTCGACGCATGGGACACCCTCCGCGAAAAGGGCCCCCGCCGCGTCCTCCCCATGACCGTCCCGATGCTCATGCCCAACGGCAACGCAGCAGCCGTCTCCATGAACCTCAAGGCACGCGCCGCAGCGCAGACCGTCGTCTCCGCATGCGCATCCTCCACCGAAGCCATGCAGCTCGGCGCCGAAATGATCCGCAGCGGCAAGGCAGACGTCGTCATCGTCGGCGGCGCCGAAGCAGCAATCCACCCGCTTCCCATGGCAGCATTCGCCAAGATGCAGGCACTCTCCTCCCGCAACGACGAACCCGAAAAGGCATCCCGCCCCTACGACGTCGACCGCGACGGCTTCGTCATGGGGGAAGGCGCAGCAGCACTCATCCTCGAATCCGAAGAGCACGCCAAGGCACGCGGCGCACGCGTCTACGCGGAACTGGCAGGCACCGGCGTCTCCGCCGACTCCTACCACATCACCGCACCGGACCCCGCAGCACTCGGCGCAACCCGCGCACTGCGCGAAGCCCTCGAAGACGGCAACATCGACCCGAAGACCGTCGTGCACATCAACGCGCACGCCACCAGCACCCCCGCCGGTGACCTGCCCGAAGCAACCGCAATGCACGAAACCTTCGGCGAGCACACCAAGAACATCGCCGTCTCCGCAACCAAGTCCATGACCGGCCACCTGCTCGGCGGCGCCGGTGCCCTGGAGGCTGTGCTGACCGTACTGGCTCTGTACCACCGCACCGCACCCTGCACCATCAACCTGGACAACAAGGACCCCCAGATTGACCTGGACGTGGTGACCGAGGCACGTGAGCTGCCCGCCGGCGAGATTGTGGCGCTGTCGAACTCCTTCGGTTTCGGCGGCCACAACGCGGTTGTAGCATTCCGCTCCGTAGAGGGCTAA
- a CDS encoding beta-ketoacyl-ACP synthase III produces MTTLKQYEINRYSRILGYGAARGDVIVPNDDIVEAINSSDEWIKQRTGIATRHRASENQSVTDLAIEAAKDALEASGVAGEDIEAVIISTISHPYATPSLATLVADAIGSKCPAYDISAACAGFCYGIAQADALVRAGTAKHVLVIGVEKLSDFIDNTERTISFLLGDGAGAAVVGVSDEPGIAPTVWGSDGSRWGTVGMTHSLLDIRNRDFVANPVQEGEKIWPTLRQDGPSVFRWAVWEMAKVAKQALETAGITPDELGALIPHQANARIIDQMVKTLKLPDTVAVARDIVDAGNTSAASVPLAAHRLLKENPELSGKFALQIGFGAGLAFAAQVVVLP; encoded by the coding sequence GTGACTACCCTCAAGCAGTACGAAATCAACCGCTACTCCCGCATCCTCGGTTACGGCGCAGCCCGCGGTGATGTCATCGTCCCCAACGATGACATCGTTGAGGCAATCAACTCCTCCGACGAGTGGATCAAGCAGCGCACCGGCATCGCAACCCGCCACCGCGCCAGCGAAAACCAGTCGGTAACCGACCTCGCCATCGAAGCCGCCAAGGACGCCCTCGAGGCATCCGGTGTAGCCGGTGAGGACATTGAGGCGGTCATCATCTCGACCATCTCGCACCCCTACGCAACCCCCTCCCTGGCAACCCTGGTCGCCGACGCAATCGGCTCCAAGTGCCCCGCATACGACATCTCCGCAGCGTGCGCAGGTTTCTGCTACGGCATCGCCCAGGCAGACGCCCTCGTTCGCGCGGGCACCGCAAAGCACGTGCTGGTCATCGGCGTTGAGAAGCTCTCCGACTTCATCGACAACACCGAACGCACCATCTCCTTCCTGCTCGGCGACGGCGCGGGCGCAGCAGTCGTAGGCGTCTCCGACGAACCCGGCATCGCCCCCACCGTATGGGGCTCGGACGGCTCCCGCTGGGGCACTGTGGGTATGACTCACTCCCTGCTGGATATCCGCAACCGCGACTTCGTTGCAAACCCCGTGCAGGAAGGCGAAAAGATCTGGCCCACCCTGCGCCAGGACGGCCCCTCCGTCTTCCGCTGGGCAGTATGGGAAATGGCGAAGGTCGCCAAGCAGGCACTCGAAACCGCCGGCATCACCCCCGACGAGCTCGGCGCGCTCATCCCGCACCAGGCAAACGCCCGCATCATTGACCAGATGGTCAAGACCCTCAAGCTTCCCGACACGGTGGCAGTGGCACGCGACATCGTCGATGCCGGTAACACCTCCGCCGCATCGGTTCCCCTCGCCGCACACCGCCTGCTCAAGGAGAACCCGGAACTCTCCGGCAAGTTCGCCCTGCAGATCGGCTTCGGTGCCGGCTTGGCATTCGCAGCTCAGGTAGTCGTCCTTCCCTAA
- a CDS encoding YifB family Mg chelatase-like AAA ATPase produces the protein MGFARTYSVALVGLRGHIVDVEADISQGLPGFVLLGLPDTALNESKERVRSAAKNTGITLTQHRLTVNLTPATLPKRGSAFDLAIVVAALQAEKKLHPSGDSVFLGELGLDGTLRPVPGILPAVKAAVDAGHHRVIVPAENAEEAALIPGAQVSGFRCLAEVFAALGAESQKLTYPPAPQTEASAPVAKPAEIPSDMSDVAGQSQGRFALEIAAAGGHHMLLTGPPGSGKTMLAERLPSILPTLDNDAAMEVTAIRSLCSAGEHLSELVRQPPFEAPHHSASAPAILGGGSGIPRPGCVSKAHRGVLFLDEAPEFKRTVLDSLRQPLESGTVTLDRSSASATYPARFQLILAANPCPCGMNVGTGTECTCAPRERRAYFGRLSGPLVDRIDVNVTVPKVSSTELAGGQVNESSAQIRERVMAARQAQKERLEPYGLKTNAEMNGKILRGPLRLDAKLTGELNAAVDRGTLTARGYDRVLRIAWTLADLEGAAYPSREHLDVALFLRQQGQLK, from the coding sequence ATGGGATTCGCACGCACCTATTCCGTGGCGCTGGTTGGCCTGCGCGGGCACATTGTTGATGTTGAGGCGGATATTTCGCAGGGCCTGCCCGGCTTCGTGCTGCTGGGTCTGCCCGATACCGCGCTCAACGAGTCTAAAGAGCGTGTGCGCTCCGCGGCGAAGAACACCGGCATCACCCTCACCCAGCACCGGCTTACCGTGAACCTGACCCCGGCGACCCTGCCCAAACGCGGCTCGGCGTTCGACCTAGCCATCGTGGTTGCGGCGCTGCAGGCGGAGAAGAAATTGCACCCCAGCGGCGATAGCGTCTTCCTGGGCGAGCTGGGACTGGACGGAACGCTACGCCCCGTGCCGGGTATCCTGCCAGCGGTCAAAGCCGCTGTGGATGCCGGTCACCACCGCGTGATTGTGCCCGCCGAAAATGCTGAGGAGGCGGCGCTGATTCCCGGCGCGCAGGTGAGCGGTTTCCGCTGCCTGGCGGAGGTTTTTGCCGCTCTCGGCGCCGAGAGCCAGAAGCTGACCTACCCGCCCGCCCCTCAGACGGAGGCGAGCGCACCGGTGGCGAAACCGGCTGAAATCCCTTCGGATATGAGCGATGTTGCCGGTCAGTCGCAGGGACGTTTCGCCCTCGAAATCGCCGCTGCGGGTGGTCACCACATGCTGCTGACCGGCCCGCCCGGTTCGGGTAAAACCATGCTTGCGGAGCGCCTGCCGAGCATCCTGCCGACCCTCGACAACGACGCCGCGATGGAGGTGACCGCGATTCGTTCCCTCTGCTCGGCGGGGGAGCACCTGAGTGAGCTGGTGCGTCAGCCGCCGTTTGAGGCGCCGCATCATAGCGCCTCCGCGCCGGCGATTCTGGGCGGCGGCAGCGGCATTCCCCGCCCGGGCTGCGTGTCTAAAGCGCACCGCGGCGTGCTCTTTCTCGACGAGGCGCCGGAGTTCAAACGCACGGTGCTCGATTCGCTCCGTCAGCCCCTGGAGTCAGGGACCGTGACCCTGGATCGGTCGAGTGCGTCGGCGACGTATCCGGCGCGTTTTCAGCTGATTTTGGCGGCGAACCCGTGCCCCTGCGGCATGAACGTGGGTACCGGTACGGAGTGCACGTGTGCCCCGCGTGAGCGTCGCGCCTATTTTGGGCGACTGTCGGGCCCGCTGGTGGACCGCATTGATGTGAATGTGACGGTTCCGAAGGTGTCTTCCACGGAGCTTGCGGGCGGTCAGGTGAATGAGAGTTCGGCGCAGATTCGTGAGCGCGTCATGGCGGCGCGGCAGGCTCAGAAGGAGCGCCTGGAACCGTACGGGTTGAAGACGAATGCGGAGATGAACGGCAAGATTCTGCGCGGTCCGCTGCGTCTGGATGCGAAGCTCACCGGCGAGCTGAACGCCGCCGTGGATCGCGGAACGCTGACGGCTCGCGGCTACGACCGGGTGTTGCGTATCGCCTGGACTCTCGCCGATTTGGAGGGCGCCGCCTACCCGAGCCGGGAGCACCTGGATGTGGCGCTTTTTCTGCGGCAGCAGGGGCAATTGAAATAA